From the genome of Pseudomonas sp. WJP1:
GTCGAGGGCGCCTTCACCGGATCGGCCCGTGGCGGTTCGGCCGGCAAGTTCGAATTGGCCGATGGCGGTACGATCTTCCTCGATGAAATCGGTGACATGTCGTTCGATGCCCAGGTCAGTTTGCTGCGCGTCTTGCAGGAAGGCGAGGTGACGCGGGTGGGCGCGAAAAAGTCCCAGCAGGTGAACGTGCGCATCATCGCCGCCACTCACCGCAACTTGAGTCAGGCGGTGGCCGAGGGGGCTTTCCGTGAGGATCTGTATTACCGGCTGAATGTGTTGAATCTGACAGTTCCACCACTGAGGATGCGCCGCGAGGACGTGCCCTTGCTGGCGCAACATTTTCTTGCTCGTTGCGCACGCTCACTGCGCAAATCGGTGCAGGGCATCTCGCCAGAGGCGCTGGATATACTTTGCGCCTACCACTGGCCAGGCAATGTCCGTGAGCTGGAAAACACCCTTGAACGGGCGACCAACCTGGCCGTGACCGAACTGATCCAGCCGGGTGATTTACCGCTTGAAATCAAGCAAAGGCCGCGGCCGTCTGCGCCGGGAAGTCTGCCCGAACCCCGGGCCGCACTGGACCTTGGTGCCCATGAAATGAATGCGATCATCGCGGCCCTGAAGGATACCCACGGCAACATTCGGCTGGCCGCCAGGCAGCTGAATGTGTCCCGTGGCGGTTTGTACAACAAGATGAATCGGTTCGGCCTGAATGCCGAGGTTTTTCGTTCGGGCCCCAGCCTGTGACGGGGCAAGAAAATCAAAAGCCAAAGCGAGGGGGCCTGACAGCCGACCTGACTTTTGCGGGTGTACCCGACCCCCTGTAGGAGCCAGGCTTGCCGGCGAAGAACGATAACGCGGTACAACAGGCACACCGCAGCGCCTGGTTCGCCGGCAAGTCGGATCGCCGCACCGCTGGCTCCTACAAGGGATTTGCGGTATCTGCAAAAGTCAGGTCGGCTGTCAGGCCGCCTTGCTTTGGTTTTTGACTTGGGCGCCCCGTTAACCACGATGGCCGAACGTAGGCATTGCGCAGTGGGTAAACCGGCAGGACGCCGGTTTAGCCGCGCTGGGCCAAGGATGGCCCATCGCGGCGACCCACGGAGCAATGCCGGAGTGAGGGCATGCCGAGCCTAGGCGAGGCACCGAGTGGTGGGGCAAGAGCGTTTGGTTACTTTGCGCTTTTCAAAGTCACCCGCTGTAAAAGCGGAACCATAAGTGGCCGTTACCGCAGCAATGGATAGGTACTCAGACAACAATCTCCCACAGCTTTGACGCGGCATGGATCAACGCTGGTAGAGGCGCCGATGGTGATAGTCACAGGCTCAGGGCGCGACAGAGCCGCTCCACCTTCAGCCTCGAGCGTTTTCCGAGGTCATGATCTGCAACGGAATATGGACCCGATGCCGAACCGGATCGAAGTCCGGCGTGGTCTGCAGTTCCACCAGCAAGTCGACCAGCGCTGCCGCCAGCAATCGCGGCTGGGAGTCGATCACCACGCTGATCAAGCCCTGGGCCAGAGCCTGGCGCGACAACTCGGTGGATTCCTGCAGGATGCAACAGAGGTTCGGCCGCTTCGGTAACTGCGACAGGGCACTGATGATGCCATCGCCGCCCCCGCCGACCACGCACAAACCCCGCAAGTCGTCATGGCGCGCCAACAGTTCCAGCGTGGCTTCTTCGGTGACGTCACAGTTGTCCAGGTTGATCACCGCTTCGAGTGGCTTCAACCCGGGTGCGTGCTCCTTCAGATAACTGTGCAGTCCCTCCACCCGAGCCTGATGGCCGAGAAAACGGTGGCCGCCCAGCAGGACCCCGACGCTGCCTTTCTGGCCACCGCAAGTATGAGCCAGCAGCCATCCCATGGTGCGTCCGACGACATGATTATCCTGACCGACGTATGGCTCATTTGCCGCCTCGTGGATGTCGGACAGCAGCGCGATCACTGGCACGCCCGCGGCCCTGATCTGCGCGATGGCGGCATTGATCAACGGGTGCGCGAAGCTGACCACCGCCAAGCCATCGCACTGCACCGCCAGTTGTTCGATCTGGGCAATGATGGCGCCGGGTGTGCG
Proteins encoded in this window:
- a CDS encoding substrate-binding domain-containing protein produces the protein MNNTKRPTIATVAERAGLSVATVDRVLNARAAVNPATAEQVFQAAEAVGYFAARLIGQRIRERRPSYRFGILLLGTAQAFYANVAAAITEEAQRQAGANLSCQFEYVFDRTPGAIIAQIEQLAVQCDGLAVVSFAHPLINAAIAQIRAAGVPVIALLSDIHEAANEPYVGQDNHVVGRTMGWLLAHTCGGQKGSVGVLLGGHRFLGHQARVEGLHSYLKEHAPGLKPLEAVINLDNCDVTEEATLELLARHDDLRGLCVVGGGGDGIISALSQLPKRPNLCCILQESTELSRQALAQGLISVVIDSQPRLLAAALVDLLVELQTTPDFDPVRHRVHIPLQIMTSENARG